Below is a window of Phocoena sinus isolate mPhoSin1 chromosome 2, mPhoSin1.pri, whole genome shotgun sequence DNA.
aaacaaaaacaacagcaaacttGGGCCCTAATGGAACAGCATTCAAACCCCGGTTTTATTAAGGAGCTACAGAGTTGAACGCTATTGGCTAGTTTGTGTGATACGACACAgacaaaagaattcaaaaaagagtcaacGACCACGAGAAATCAGCTAGAAATCCTGGCCCATCGTCCAACATCCCAgatgattctttttaaatgcaGAGAAGTCAGACAAGAAGCCGAGAAATGCAAACAAGATTTCCAGGCTTGACATCTGGGTTAGGACCCAAATAGATTGAGAATGTCACagattttcataagaaaaacGGAAACCCCTCTCTGTGCATATTCAATGCTCCTGGAATGCGTATTGTCTTTCCTAAATGGGAAAGCTTCACAGCTGGCGGAgagattttgagcagaggaagcAGAAATGCAAGTTGCCTTCAAACTCAATATTTTATCAACACCGTGATGTTTCCAAACAAGCGCTGACGTGGTTTACCataattgcattaaaaagaacCCGGCTCTTTGCTAACAGCAAAACTGTCATGCTTGatctgtttttaaaagcaaatgctATTCTCTGCTGCAAAAAAGCAAGGCAGAGCAAGTCTCAAAGACTGCATTATCTCCATTTGCCTGGAAACCAGTTAGACTTTGCTGATAAATTAgccaatttttttcctaattgtgattttttttctttttggccgtgccccGCGACAGGtgatatcttagttccctgaccagggagagaacccgtgccccctgcaatggaagcacagagtcttaaccactggaccaccagggaattcccagccaattttttttttttttttttttttgtatatgcttTAGCTAACATTCTTGCTGAAATTTCTCCAACAACTTATGGCATGCAGGAAgtcacttcaatttttttaaattttattgaagtctagttgattgacaatgttgtgttcatttctgctgtacggcaaagtgactcagttatacacatagatattctttttcatattcttttccattctggttttatcacaggatattgactatagttccctgtgctctacagtaggacctcgctgtttatccatcctatagataccagtttgcatctgctaattccatttttttcccaagtgCTTTCATGAGCTCTAATTATTAGAAGTTGGacacagacagaaaaagaagggaagcaaGGGCGCTGCACACTGCAGGGCATCCATACCGGCGATGTTCTCAGGAAGCTCCAACTCCTTGCGGTTCAGCAGCCGCTTCTGCTCCAAGAGGGCAGAGTCCAGGCTCTGACAGCGGGGCTGATCCTCCCTAGGGGGGTTCAGGGCGTCATGTTTCAGCAGGTCTGCCGCCCTGGGGCGGTGATTGGGGTTCCTCTCCAGAGCGGCCTCAATCAGCTCTCTCATGCCAGGACTGCAGTTTTCAGCAATATCTTCCAACGGAGGCGCTTGCTTGTGGATCTATGAACAAACCAGCTCTCTTAGCGTCAGTGGTATGAAAATAGACCCTCGACAGCACAAGTGCTTTAGTTACAAGACCCGGGCAGTCTTTTGTTTCAAAGCAAATACAGTTCATACCCTTCAGGAACATTTCCTAAGGAAACTGAGTGAAACCCATTTTTTGGTTGAATGCGGTCAAAGATACACGTGAGGTTTGAATGAACAGCTTTCCAGCAGAGCAGTGGCCGAAGGTCCCTGCGCAGTAACAGGGAAGGGTCTACTTCTCAACCTCTCCACTGTCAAAGGGGGCCTGCGTGTTTCACTGCGCTCCAGGCTGCTGTGGGGATCTGTAATCTAACATCTTATTTTGGAACGTGTTCAAAGAACACATACGACTTCCTTGGCGCAGTGACGTATGCTACTCTGATGCTCTTCAGTGGCATCTTGTATAACAGCATAGCTATCATTCCTGCTCATGTACATTGGGGTAGGTTCCCACTCATACAGGGATGCCTTCGTTGCGGGAACGGGTCATCGCTCCACGTAGGAGGACTTTCAGCTCCCCGCCATGGGTCATAGTTCACCACCATCCCACTCAGGCGTGTTATCCGAGCAGCTCTGCTGAGCAGGTGGGATGCCCGCTGCCCCTGCTTACTATGTACAGGTAGGAGGGGTAGGCGGAGCGTGGGTAGCGCTTCACCCAGGGCGGGGTGCCCGTCTGCATGTGGATGAGTGTAGCCCCCAGGCTGTAGATATCTGCTTTGGTCGAATGGCCCCTGCACAGGATCACCTCCGGGCTCAtgtaaatctgaaagagaagcaGGACAGTTCAGTCTGACTCCCCTCACCTGTCTAGGTACCACTTCCCTAATCCAGTTCAGGAAGCTTCACCATATTCACCGCACACTTCATCCCCTCAGAAGGGCCTGGCATTGCTGTGTTCCCTTCAGTGAAGGAGAAGCACAGACCCTTGGGGACCCAGGCAGCCTTGGCCGAGGGGCCCCTGCAGCCTCAGAACACCTCTTCGCACAGACTGAACACAAGGCAGACCAGGCGGCAAAGGACCCGCAGCCGAGAACCCACCTGGGAGTCCCCCTCATCCAAGTTCTCCAAAGCGCAGGCCAACGCTTCCTGTTTCTATTAAAACACCAATTCCTTTCATATTTAAATGACACTGAAATACATGTCCTCATTTCATGTTTGTCATTAAAATGCCAAACCATTAATCATCTACAGCATCAAAGGGAGCAGAAGTCTCCATGGTACCAACACCGACTACGCGGAAGAGAAGAATTTAAAGTGTAATAATGGGAAAGTGATCCTAATTGGTCAATTCTATGACCCACTTCTTATTTCTACATACCAGGGAGCCCAGTGACTAAATATTAAAGGCATGCCACATTCACATTGCGTAAGTTCTGTCTGGTTTTATGAGCCGATGCTGGAAAAGGAGGGCTAGTTTTAGAAATAGTTTCTCTAAGCAGCGTTTGTTTCTAAACGTAAAAAAGAGCAAACCCTGGGGACCCATGTCTTTACGGCGGACACAAGCTGAGAGCAGTTACTACCCTCACTGTCAGTATTTAGCTTTAAGAAGTTTTGATGCTGCCTGTCATCTGAATATGGAAACACGGGTGAGTGTTCCCAGAATACATttcagagtaaataaataaagacctgGCTTACAAAACCTGGGGAAATTGCCCAGTTTCCCCCTCCTAACTTGCCTCAAGTACTTGCTACAACACAATTGCAGGCTGGCTGGCTTTGGTTCCCTcgctgattctctctctctctctctctctctctctctctgaagggCTTTCTTACCAAATACAATCACAAGATTTAGCGCCATGCACAGTGGTCAGGACAGCTGCCAACAGCAGTGCCCACCCTGCTCCACCCTTGCCCGCTCCCCTAAGCAAGGATTAGGCAAAGCGTTACTGCGGGCATCACCAAGGACAGCGATGGGCTCAGGGCCCTGGAGGGACTGTGCGATGGCACATCGGGGGTGGCAGCATCCCACCCACAAGGAGGCCTGGCTGCGGCGCCTCGGGCAGTTCCCCATCACCCCGCAGAGGCCCACGGCTCACATTCCTGGGTCCTCAAGCCACCAGAGCAGCAGGGCGTGGGGGTCAAGGGCACTTCCTTTCAGGGCTTGTGCGCCCGAGGGTGTGGGCACTGGAGCAAAGGAGCCTAGAGGTCAGGGGTCAAGGCCTTCACCTCtgatatttattacatttattacaaagggaaagagacactgtgtgtgtgtgtgtgtgtccgggCACGTGAGGATGACGAGTGACCTTACATAAGAACTTTACAAAAGGAAGCATGCAATCAAAGGAATTCTAATTAGCTATTCACGttgatttttccttccttctctgtagCAGggaatccaaaaacaacagcTTCAAGACAGGACAGATGAACCCTGTAATTGTATCAACAATACATGGTCATAAGATCATGTCCCGAATTTGAAGGAGCTCTGCTGGGGGGATCAGAAATCACCTGCAGCAAAGTGATCAAGTTCTAAGGGGAAGCGAATCTGCACGGTTGACCTTGACTAATTATACCTTCTTGCTCTCTAAGGATGAGGAGTCATAAGAAGGTTGCCGAGAGCTTTCCTTCCCAATTCATCACGCTCACCGTCACACGCACCGTCACTCTCACCGTCACACGCACCGTCGCACTCACCGTCGCTCTCACCGTCACACTTCGATCGTGAGTGCCATACAGAGGGTGAACAAACACGAGTTATCAGAATAGTTTATAACTAGGAACACCAAGGCCAGTTTATCCCGTCATGGAAAGCAATTTACATTTGGTGAAAATACCTCAATCCAAATACTATCCAGGAACAGACGCTGTGCTCCTATCTCATACCCGAGCACAAACTCTCTTTCTGCTAGATAATCCCAGAAAGAAGATGTCTTTCCCTGGCTATTGCAAAATGTTCAATTTGATCACCCTGCCGGGAAGAGAAAGGTATTTTCCATCTTTAATACCATAAATAGCTTGTTTCTCAAACGGCTCCAGGAAAAAGGGTAGAGTGTCACATATCTGAATGTCTGACGACTGCCAAACATGCTGAAGTATTTTCcgaaaaaaaaacatgtcataAGTGTTGTCTTATTAGATTTTGTGCTTTGGGAAAGTTTTCCTAAGATCTGGTgattaaaacattctttaaaataataataaataaataatgttttcttctgAACATTATTCTGCTTGAAGACAGCTCTCTAGAATCCTCTCCCAAGTATTTTCCAGAATAAGTTCAGTGataacagcaaaaacaaagaTCTTTTCTGCTGCCCGGGGGGAGTCTTTGCTTTCAGAGAGTTAAGAAAAGGCTTACAGAATCTTGGTTTGAAAGGCAGACAATTTTTTTTAGCACTGCCATGAGTTCAGTGCAATGCATTCACTAGCTAAACTAAAGGTTATCGTCTGATTGACACCAGGACTGACCTGATAATCTTGGGGCAAACGTCCAGGCAACTGCCCCCTCTCCATTTCCTCAGGGCACTTTCAACAGCTAGAAGGGCATGGGGCTGGGAGGCTCTGACAGTTCACCCTCTGATAGTTTATCATCTCACAGTCACGGAGATGGGTCAGGAAGGCAGATTCTACACCCATGTACCTTCCCAGATGCATCCAACCCCATACCCATCATAACCAACCGTGAACTAAACGGTTAAACGTTAATAATTCAGGTAAATTTTAAATgggtcctccctccttccttattGGCTTTGCCCTGTGCTCCATCCCTGGCACCTACAGCAGTCTTCACACAGCAGGTGCCGGATAGACACTCACTACACAGGTCAACTGCTCAGCCTAATAAGGTGAGCAGTAAATATATTATTTGACAGCCCGGGAACGCATTTCTCTGAATCCCATTTAGATTCcggaaagttttgtttttgttgttcctgCTTCACAAACGAGTTAAATAGTATAGCAAGTTTATATCTTCAAATAAGATTCATTTGTGCTCCAGTAAATGAGACTTCTTTTAAGATTTCCAGGATTCAAGAGAGGCCTGAAATGCTGTCAGTTCTCAGTAAATGTTCTTAAGGACCATGACAATTATGGCTGTAACTGGACCAAAACAGTAATATTAGTTATGCTAAAACCACATATATTAGTTATATCAAAAACTTACATAGCCGTTACACCTTAGACTTTAGACTCAGAAAGAACTAGATTTCGAGGCCCTGATCTATCAGTAGCTGAGTAACTTGGGGCACTTTATTTTAACCTCTTCaagcttattttcttattttaaaatgggaataatagtattTGCCTATAATAATagtattgtgaggattaaacagtaTAATTTATTTCAAGGGCTAAAGAGTTTATGGCACGGAGTAAATGCTCATTAAACACGGTCCAATGATAACAATGATTTAATGTAATggttttcttccccttctttgtCCTTTCTGCGGTAATGCTAGCACATCTTATTTTTACTCTTAGTAAGGTATTGCCCATTCTGGTGTGAACATAATTACCTCTGTTCCTCGCAGCTCCTTAGGAAAATAGATCTCTTCAGTCATTTGGACACTTAGACCAAAATCCACCAAAACAGCTTTTGTGGACATGAAAACAATGTTGCTAGCTATAAAGAGAGgaaatttttcagttaaaaaatggtGTATCTATccctaaataaaatgaaaacattatttaaaacaacGAGTTCCATATAAAGATAGATTGAAATGCTTCCCCTACTAAAGTGGGCTTATTATGTTCAAAAGAGAAGGATGAATCTGGGTGAGAGTTTAGGTAAAAATCACTTCAGATTTGTCAAGAATTCAGCCAAGGTGGATATAAATGATTGTAGCCATTAATAATCCTCAAgatacaacagccaagatacggaaacaaccgaagtgtccattgatggatgaatggataaagatttgtgtatatatataaatttttgtgatacataatatatacatataaattgtgtggtatatagaatggaatattattcagccataaaaaaagaaggaaactctgctatttgtgacaatatggatgaaccttgacggCATTATGcgaaatgaaataagtcagacaggaaaagacaaataccgtatatgaTCTaacatacgtggaatctaaaaaagaaaaaaacagacagacatagaaacagagaacagagtgGTTGCCTCGGGTTCAGGTGGGGGGAATTCGGGAAGGTGGTCAAAGGTTACAAAtaataagatgaaaaataataataagatgaatattatttcatcttccaataataagatgaaaaagttctggggctgtgacgtacagcatggtgactatagtccaTAATACTGAATGGCGTATTGGAGAGTTGCTaggagaatagattttaaaagttcccaccacacaaaaaaattataaatacgtGAGAtggatggatgttaactaaccCTATTGTGGTGATAAGTTTgcgatatatacacatatcaaatcattcccttgtacaccttaaactcacacaatgttatgtgtcaattgtttctcagtaaagctggaaaaaatattttttatattttatatattgagtTTCAAATTCTAAGACATAAGCATAGCATTATCAAGCCACTTTCTgaaacaaaaaagtgaaatacCCAATTTCTGTCAGGACAAGTTTTGCCAGTCCAATTTACCCTTAGATATTAGGGGTTCACAGCAGGTCTCTCTTGTGTATTTCCCCACAATCTCTTTATTCCTAGAAAGCAGTCAGTGAAAGCTTCTTTAATGGACTATTGCCAAATttgtattcaaaattaaaaagcaatttgtttttcaaaaacgTTGACTGTGTTTTTAAGTAGGTTACCATTTTTAAAGCCTAGTAACAAGGCAGTCGTTAATGATATGTGGCTATAATCTCTTCCACAACAATTGGAAAATCATCCTTCCTTATGACTTTGAAAGCTCTCGTGACCCCACTGGACTCTAAAATGTATCTCAGGAACCCAGGGAGAAAGCGGAGGAGGGGTGTCTTCCCTGCCACCGAGGACCTTCAGATTGAAGGAGGAGTCAGGTGCCTAAGGTCTATCTAGTCCTTTTTAAGCCAAAAAGGGACACGTCCAAGGAGAACTCACGTTTAATGTCATGGTGAATCACTTTCTTCGAGTGCAGAAAATCAAGTCCCTTGAGAACATGCTTTGTCACCCAAATAATCTCAAATTCTCTCATGGGTCCACAGCTCTCCAGTTTCTCCAGGACAGACCCTCCCTCGCCTGCTTCCATAAAGAGATGGACGGTTTCGCCCCATAGAACCGCGCCGTATAACTCAGCGATGTTCTCGTGCCGGAAGCAAGCCTGGATTTCCACGTCAGATGGCTTAAATTGGTCTACTGGGATCTAGAACACAAAACACAAGGAAGATTCTAAACAACCCCAGGATAAGGAAAAGAATACACAGCATAGGTCAACTCACAAACCAGAAGGCAAGTAAATGCCCTCAAGGATACTCGGACGTGTTGAGAAGTTTACTCCTGAGTTACGATAATGTTTACTTGAGATATACCTTTACATTCATGTCCGcttaaggtaaaaagaaaaaacaaaataatgaaatactgctTTCATTTAGAGTATAGATACCCAACCGAAGAATTTTTCATGATGACTGAAACAAAGGAGGTAATTTCCCATCTATTATACATGTAATTTCTATGGCACCTAGATTTTAGGCCATATTTTCAATATTCCTTGTCATGAAATAATATAATGCCTCTGGTCTCTCAGTTTGTATTCTAACAATGCATTTAAATAAGCACTGgccggggtttccctggtggcgcagtggttgagagtccgcctgccgatgcaggggacacgggttcgtgccccggtctgggaagatcccacgtgccgcggagcggctgcgcccgtgagccatggccgctgagcctgcgcgtccggagcctgtgctccgcaacgggagaggccacaacagtgagaggcccgcgtaccgcaaaaaaaaaaaaaaaaaaagcactggccATCTACTCTACAGAAAATCGGAAGTCattaataaagaaagaagtaGCTCTTTCAGTGCAGAGAGATATGGAATGTCTCCAAAATGCACTGATAGACTGAAAACGATCAAGATGCAGGAGTACATATATTACATTCCCACTTGTAATAAACTGTTCAGCCATGCATGCACATGTCCATAGAAATTCTCTGGAAGGACATGT
It encodes the following:
- the MAP3K8 gene encoding mitogen-activated protein kinase kinase kinase 8 isoform X2 — protein: MEFMSTGSDSKEEIDLLMKHLNVSDVIDIMENLYAGEEPVAYEPSLMTVCQDSNHKEEGRADSVLLSGQEGPWLSSVRYGTVEDLLAFANHISNTAKRLYGHRPQESGILLNMIPVDQFKPSDVEIQACFRHENIAELYGAVLWGETVHLFMEAGEGGSVLEKLESCGPMREFEIIWVTKHVLKGLDFLHSKKVIHHDIKPSNIVFMSTKAVLVDFGLSVQMTEEIYFPKELRGTEIYMSPEVILCRGHSTKADIYSLGATLIHMQTGTPPWVKRYPRSAYPSYLYIIHKQAPPLEDIAENCSPGMRELIEAALERNPNHRPRAADLLKHDALNPPREDQPRCQSLDSALLEQKRLLNRKELELPENIADSSCTGSTEESEMLKRQRSLYIDLGALAGYFNLVRGPPTLEYG
- the MAP3K8 gene encoding mitogen-activated protein kinase kinase kinase 8 isoform X1, with the translated sequence MEFMSTGSDSKEEIDLLMKHLNVSDVIDIMENLYAGEEPVAYEPSLMTVCQDSNHKEEGRADSVLLSGQEGPWLSSVRYGTVEDLLAFANHISNTAKRLYGHRPQESGILLNMVITPQNGRYQIDSDVLLIPWKLTYRNIGSNFIPRGAFGKVYLAQDIKTKKRMACKLIPVDQFKPSDVEIQACFRHENIAELYGAVLWGETVHLFMEAGEGGSVLEKLESCGPMREFEIIWVTKHVLKGLDFLHSKKVIHHDIKPSNIVFMSTKAVLVDFGLSVQMTEEIYFPKELRGTEIYMSPEVILCRGHSTKADIYSLGATLIHMQTGTPPWVKRYPRSAYPSYLYIIHKQAPPLEDIAENCSPGMRELIEAALERNPNHRPRAADLLKHDALNPPREDQPRCQSLDSALLEQKRLLNRKELELPENIADSSCTGSTEESEMLKRQRSLYIDLGALAGYFNLVRGPPTLEYG